The Lutra lutra chromosome 10, mLutLut1.2, whole genome shotgun sequence genome contains a region encoding:
- the LOC125079097 gene encoding olfactory receptor 5G3-like, whose protein sequence is MEDKNQTEVTEFLFLGLTDHLHHQIVLFVMLLFVYVVTLGGNTGMIILIWTDARLYTPMYFFLSHLSFVDICSSSSIAPKMLCDIFAEKKGISFVGCAAQMWFFGFFVASECFLLASMAYDRYMAICKPLLYTLIMSQRVCVQLVVEPYAMALISTMTHTILTFHLPFCGPNIINHFFCDISPLLSLACADTWINKFVLFILAGAIGVLSGLIIMVSYVCILVAILKIRTADGRQKAFSTCSSHLAVISVFYGTLFFIYVRPGSTSSLDINKVISLFYTVVIPMLNPLIYSLRNKEVKNAFRRKLERKNSLMVLVK, encoded by the coding sequence ATGGAAGATAAGAATCAGACAGAAGtgactgaatttcttttcttgggCCTCACAGATCACCTCCATCATCAGATCGTCCTCTTTGTCATGCTTCTCTTTGTCTATGTTGTCACCCTGGGGGGTAACACAGGGATGATCATTCTCATATGGACTGATGCAAGACTCTACACTCCTATGTACTTTTTTCTCAGCCACTTGTCCTTTGTAgatatttgttcttcttcttccattGCCCCCAAGATGCTGTGCGATATCTTTGCAGAGAAAAAAGGCATCTCTTTTGTGGGTTGTGCTGCACAGATGTGgttctttggtttctttgtgGCAAGTGAATGTTTCCTCCTGGCTTCCATGGCATATGACCGGTATATGGCCATCTGTAAGCCCTTGCTGTACACACTCATCATGTCCCAGAGGGTCTGTGTGCAGCTGGTGGTAGAGCCTTACGCCATGGCTCTTATAAGCACAATGACCCATACAATTCTCACTTTTCACTTACCCTTCTGTGGTCCAAATATCATCAATCATTTCTTCTGTGACATTTCTCCACTGTTGTCTCTAGCATGtgcagacacatggatcaataaATTCGTGCTGTTCATCTTGGCTGGAGCAATTGGTGTGCTCAGTGGCCTGATCATCATGGTCTCCTATGTTTGCATCCTGGTGGCCATCTTGAAGATCCGGACTGCTGATGGGAGGCAGAAAGCTTTCTCCACTTGCTCTTCTCACCTGGCAGTCATCTCCGTCTTTTATGGGACTCTTTTCTTTATCTATGTTCGGCCTGGCTCAACTTCTTCCCTGGATATCAATAAAGTGATTTCTCTGTTTTATACTGTGGTAATCCCCATGTTGAACCCCCTCATCTATAGTCTGAGGAACAAGGAGGTGAAAAATGCATTCAGGAGGAAGTTGGAAAGGAAAAATTCTCTAATGGTCTTGGTAAAATAG